In Pangasianodon hypophthalmus isolate fPanHyp1 chromosome 3, fPanHyp1.pri, whole genome shotgun sequence, a single genomic region encodes these proteins:
- the LOC113542501 gene encoding von Willebrand factor A domain-containing protein 7-like has translation MMIPTNMLIKTLICIYFMMFLMTSQSLAFEILSTKSKKHQDITRDAILQTTADICRSQALQEGRNFVLQGALTVKSVAGSCYSSDSAKDFQRSIDKINKHNAWVDIRHPFTGSYHFDNEEFLSGRDLITKGVSAVKYSVKQQSYQAARDALGKILHTLQDFYSHSNWIEMGNTEPYSNLIKPDTPINNIADSETCRPCTGKDCTGNILEEIIGQQKLTSGYFGFFKPKGKCSHGGKFDPSSWGQGGINKDDSNSIHGHLHEAAALVATAATRELLQDIRAAVGDAEFLRLMGLSQTSVLCFVIDTTSDMSEDIEEVRRVTSSIIHSKTATTAQRSEYILVPFNDPDYGPFSRTNDPNVFKKQLNVLKAAGGGDSPEMCLSGLQLALTGSPVQTEIFVFTDADAKDKRLRNTVQALIERTKSVVTFMLTNTVSSQHDGQVSSQLHSQVYQDLAQASGGHAIEVTKGALSQATKIIEFTSRSTLVTLFQAVRNPARAEIFSVFVDSSVQNLTIYITGNSPDYTITSPSGVSQSSSELNGALGLIQRVGNFQTVQPNISDQAGLWLFSIKSTQPYSIKVAGQSEVDFLFDFVELSQGLHSSYAVLNSRPAANTNITLLVTMVGADSVRPTEVSLVEASSSNSFNGKIEEVASGQYLVTFNSIPAGEFTVRVVGQTNSSRSTNINFQRHSPTRFQTSHVTITTQPVGTVEPGKQFTLPFTVATKGSGGSFNISVNNDRNFKTLFNKSITLESGGSANGTVILTVPENTSSGTDVTVTIEAEAPDGSDFNYAVQRIAIVAPVTDITRPVCEAVTVNADCSDNCSLSSWYLTASMTDGSGIQSVRVLQGNGTLSTTTVLSDTGMNVTTVVYSSSCCFLELELVAVDAVGNVATCFKSLRATAAPRILTYGAEFFLILPVCLWLNIGASLYQFA, from the exons ATGATGATACCCACAAATATGCTGATCAAGACATTGATCTGTATATATTTCATGATGTTCCTTATGACAAGTCAAAGTCTAGCCTTTGAGATTTTGTCAACAAAGTCAAAGAAGCATCAGGACATAACCCGTGATGCAATTTTACAGACAACGGCCGATATCTGCAGATCGCAAGCACTCCAGGAGGGACGAAATTTTGTTCTG CAAGGTGCACTGACAGTAAAATCAGTGGCAGGAAGTTGTTACTCATCTGATTCAGCCAAAGATTTTCAAAGGAGCATTGATaagataaataaacacaatgccTGGGTCGACATTAGGCATCCTTTTACAGGAAGTTACCATTTTGACAATGAGGAGTTTTTGTCTGGACGGGATCTTATTACTAAAGGAGTTTCTGCTGTCAAATACAGTGTCAAGCAGCAGAGCTATCAAGCTGCCCGAGATGCACTTGGTAAAATCCTACACACTTTGCAG GATTTTTACAGTCATAGTAATTGGATTGAAATGGGAAACACAGAACCTTATTCCAACCTGATTAAACCAGACACCCCAATTAACAACATAGCAG ATTCAGAAACCTGCCGGCCTTGTACTGGCAAAGACTGCACAGGAAACATCCTGGAAGAGATCATTGGACAGCAGAAACTAACATCAGGATACTTTGGCTTCTTCAAACCAAAAG GAAAATGCAGTCATGGAGGAAAGTTTGATCCATCAAGTTGGGGGCAAGGTGGCATAAATAAGGATGACTCAAACTCCATCCACGGTCATCTACATGAAGCAGCAGCATTGGTAGCCACTGCTGCTACTAGAGAGCTACTACAAGACATCAGAGCAGCAGTTGGAGATGCTGAGTTTCTTAG ACTGATGGGACTCAGCCAGACTTCAGTGCTGTGTTTTGTTATCGACACCACTAGCGACATGTCTGAAGACATTGAAGAAGTCAGGAGAGTTACTTCATCCATCATTCACAGTAAAACAGCCACTACAGCTCAACGTTCAGAATACATCCTGGTACCATTTAACGACCCTG ATTATGGCCCATTTTCAAGAACAAATGATCctaatgtatttaaaaagcaACTCAATGTACTTAAAGCTGCTGGTGGAGGAGATTCTCCTGAAATGTGTCTCTCAGGACTCCAG CTTGCCCTCACTGGGTCTCCAGTGCAGACTGAGATTTTTGTTTTCACCGATGCTGATGCAAAAGATAAAAGGTTGAGAAATACTGTACAGGCCCTTATTGAAAGAACAAAGTCTGTA GTAACATTCATGCTAACTAACACAGTTAGTTCTCAGCATGATGGACAAGTTTCCTCTCAGCTTCATTCACAAGTCTACCAGGACCTGGCCCAGGCCTCTGGGGGCCATGCTATTGAGGTCACCAAAGGAGCATTGTCCCAAGCTACTAAAATTATTGAGTTTACCTCCAGATCTACACTG GTCACTCTATTCCAGGCTGTAAGAAACCCAGCAAGAGCAGAAATATTCTCTGTCTTTGTGGATTCTTCTGTGCAAAACCTGACAATTTACATCACAGGCAACTCTCCAGATTACACCATTACTAGTCCATCAG GAGTCTCACAGAGCAGCAGTGAACTGAATGGGGCTCTGGGGCTTATTCAGAGAGTTGGTAACTTTCAAACAGTGCAACCAAATATttcagaccaagctggattgtggcttttcagtattaaatcaacACAGCCCTATAGCATCAAAGTTGCTG GTCAAAGTGAGGTTGATTTCCTGTTTGACTTTGTAGAACTTTCCCAAGGGCTTCATTCAAGCTATGCTGTATTAAACAGCAGGCCTGCAGCAA ACACCAATATCACCCTGTTGGTGACCATGGTTGGTGCGGACAGTGTGAGGCCTACAGAGGTGTCTCTGGTCGAAGCATCTAGTTCAAACTCTTTTAATGGGAAAATAGAAGAGGTAGCAAGTGGGCAGTACTTAGTGACCTTCAACAGCATCCCAGCAGGAGAGTTTACTGTTCGTGTAGTTGGACAGACCAATTCTTCTAGATCTACAAATATCAACTTTCAGAGACACTCACCAACTCGATTCCAAACATCACATGTGACCATTACT ACTCAACCTGTTGGAACAGTGGAACCTGGAAAACAATTCACTCTGCCTTTCACAGTTGCAACCAAGGGCTCTGGAGGAAGCTTTAATATCAGCGTCAACAATGATCGCAATTTTAAGACTCTCTTTAACAAATCCATAACTCTCGAGAGTGGGGGCAGTGCAAATGGTACAGTGATTCTGACTGTTCCTGAAAATACTTCCTCCGGAACTGATGTCACTGTGACAATTGAAGCTGAAGCACCTGATGGAAGCGACTTCAACTACGCTGTGCAGCGCATTGCTATTGTTGCTCCG GTAACAGATATTACTCGTCCAGTATGTGAGGCAGTTACTGTAAATGCTGACTGCTCAGACAACTGCAGTCTCTCCTCATGGTACCTCACTGCCAGCATGACTGATGGGTCAGGTATTCAGAGTGTGAGAGTCCTCCAGGGAAACGGCACACTCAGCACCACCACTGTGCTCAGTGACACAGGGATGAATGTCACAACGGTAGTCTACAGCTCATCTTGCTGCTTCCTAGAGTTGGAACTGGTTGCTGTGGATGCAGTGGGAAATGTTGCCACCTGCTTCAAATCTCTGAGAGCTACAGCCGCACCACGCATCCTCACTTATGGTGCAGAATTTTTCTTGATTTTGCCAGTTTGCCTTTGGCTTAATATTGGAGCCTCACTTTACCAATTCGCGTAG
- the LOC113542496 gene encoding von Willebrand factor A domain-containing protein 7-like, with the protein MMIFTNLLIKILSHLYLIMILMASQTLAFMPLLSKSRTHKDITRDAILQTTADICKSRALQEGRNFVLPGALTVKSVAGSCYSSDSAKDFQSSLDEIIMYNAWVDIRHPFTASYHFDNEEFLSGRDLITKGVSAVKDSVKQQSYQAAREALGKILHTLQDFYSHSNWIELGKREPYSNLIKPDTPISNIADSETCSKCVDDVCVGNILQEVITQQKLTSGYFGLSKPKGKCSHGGNADLSSQGQGGINKDTTTSSHGYLHEVAASVATAATRELLQDIRAAVGDSEFLRMLGLSQTSVLCFVIDTTSSMSEDIDEVRRVTSSIVDSKTGTAAQSSEYILVPFNDPDYGPLTRTTDANVFKEQLNALTAAGGGDSAEMCLSGLQLALTGSPPQTKIFVFTDADAKDKGLKNTVRALIERTKSVVTFMLTNTTSSRRRRRSVERADGQQQVSPQLFNSQVYQNLAQASGGHAIEVTKETLSQAMNIIAVTSRSTLVTLFQAVRNPAKAESFSVFVDSSVQNLTIYITGNSPDYTITSPSGVSQSSSELNGALGLIQRVGNFQTVQPNVAEQAGLWLFSIKSTQPYSIKVVGQSEVDFLFDFVEPSQGLHAGYAELNSRPAANNNVTLLVTMVGADSVKPTELSLVEASSSNSFNGILEEVASGQYLVTFNSIPAGEFTVRVVGQISSSRSTDYNFQRQSPTQFQTSSVNITTQPVGTVEPGKQLTLPFTVATKGSGGSFNIRVSNDRNFDTLFNTSLTLESGGSANGTVTLTVPENTSSGTDVTVTIEAEAPDGSDFNYAVQRITIVAPVKDIIPPVCEAVTVNTNCSDNCSLSSWYLTANMTDGSGIQSVRVLKGKGTLSTTSVLNATGVNVTTAVYSSSCCFRDLELVAVDTVGNVATCFKSTAAPSILTYGAEFCLFLPVCLWLNIGVSIYRFMQL; encoded by the exons ATGATGATTTTCACAAATCTGCTGATCAAGATATTGAGCCATCTATATCTTATAATGATCCTCATGGCAAGTCAGACTCTGGCCTTTATGCCTTTGTTGTCGAAATCCAGGACGCATAAGGACATAACTCGTGATGCAATTTTACAGACAACGGCCGATATCTGCAAATCGCGAGCACTCCAGGAGGGACGAAATTTCGTTCTG CCAGGTGCACTGACAGTAAAGTCAGTGGCAGGAAGTTGTTACTCATCTGATTCAGCCAAAGATTTTCAAAGCAGCCTTGATGAGATAATAATGTACAATGCCTGGGTGGACATTAGGCATCCTTTTACTGCAAGTTACCATTTTGACAATGAGGAGTTTTTGTCTGGACGGGATCTTATTACTAAAGGAGTTTCTGCTGTCAAAGACAGTGTCAAGCAGCAGAGCTATCAAGCTGCCCGAGAGGCACTTGGTAAAATCCTACACACTTTGCAG GATTTCTACAGTCACAGTAACTGGATTGAGCTGGGAAAGAGAGAACCCTATTCCAACCTGATTAAACCAGACACCCCAATCAGCAACATAGCAG ATTCAGAAACATGCAGCAAATGTGTTGATGACGTCTGCGTAGGAAACATCCTGCAGGAGGTCATAACACAGCAGAAATTAACATCAGGGTACTTTGGCTTATCCAAACCGAAAG GAAAGTGCAGTCATGGAGGAAATGCTGACCTATCAAGTCAGGGACAAGGTGGCATAAATAAGGATACTACAACCTCCAGCCATGGTTATCTACATGAAGTGGCAGCATCAGTGGCCACTGCTGCTACCAGAGAACTACTGCAGGACATAAGAGCAGCAGTTGGAGATTCTGAGTTTCTTAG AATGCTGGGACTCAGCCAGACTTCAGTGCTGTGTTTTGTTATCGACACCACTAGCAGCATGTCCGAAGATATTGACGAAGTCAGGAGAGTTACTTCATCTATTGTTGACAGTAAAACAGGAACTGCAGCTCAAAGTTCAGAAtacatcctggtgccatttAATGACCCTG ATTATGGCCCACTTACCAGAACAACTGATGCTAATGTGTTTAAAGAGCAACTCAACGCACTTACAGCTGCTGGTGGGGGAGATTCTGCTGAAATGTGTCTCTCAGGACTCCAG CTCGCCCTCACTGGATCTCCACCACAGACAAAGATTTTTGTTTTCACCGATGCTGATGCAAAAGATAAAGGGTTGAAAAATACTGTGCGAGCACTGATTGAGAGAACAAAGTCTGTA GTGACTTTCATGCTAACTAACACCACTAGTTCTCGGCGTCGCAGAAGGAGTGTCGAGCGCGCAGATGGCCAACAGCAAGTTTCCCCCCAGCTTTTCAATTCACAGGTCTACCAGAACCTGGCCCAGGCCTCTGGGGGCCATGCTATTGAGGTCACCAAAGAAACACTGTCCCAAGCTATGAACATTATTGCGGTTACCTCCAGATCTACACTG GTCACTCTATTCCAGGCTGTAAGAAACCCAGCAAAAGCTGAAAGCTTCTCAGTCTTTGTGGATTCTTCTGTGCAAAACCTGACAATTTACATCACAGGCAACTCTCCAGATTACACCATTACTAGTCCATCAG GAGTCTCACAGAGCAGCAGTGAACTGAATGGGGCTCTGGGGCTTATTCAGAGAGTTGGTAACTTTCAAACAGTGCAACCAAATGTCGCAGAGCAAGCTGGACTGTGGCTCTTCAGTATTAAATCAACACAGCCCTATAGCATCAAAGTTGTTG GTCAAAGTGAGGTTGACTTCCTCTTTGACTTTGTAGAACCTTCACAAGGGCTTCATGCAGGCTATGCTGAATTAAACAGCAGGCCTGCAGCAA ACAACAACGTCACACTGTTGGTGACCATGGTCGGTGCGGACAGCGTGAAGCCTACAGAGTTGTCTCTGGTCGAAGCCTCAAGTTCAAACTCTTTTAATGGGATACTAGAAGAGGTAGCAAGTGGGCAGTACTTAGTGACCTTCAACAGCATCCCAGCAGGAGAGTTTACTGTTCGTGTGGTTGGACAGATCAGTTCCTCTCGATCCACAGATTACAACTTTCAGAGACAGTCACCAACTCAATTCCAAACATCAAGTGTGAACATTACT ACACAACCTGTTGGAACAGTGGAACCAGGAAAACAACTCACTCTGCCTTTCACAGTGGCAACCAAGGGCTCTGGAGGAAGCTTTAATATCAGAGTCAGCAATGATCGCAATTTTGACACTCTCTTTAACACATCCTTAACTCTCGAGAGTGGGGGCAGTGCGAATGGTACAGTAACTCTGACTGTTCCTGAAAATACTTCCTCCGGAACTGACGTCACTGTGACAATTGAAGCTGAAGCACCAGATGGAAGCGACTTCAACTACGCTGTGCAGCGCATTACTATTGTTGCTCCG GTAAAAGATATTATTCCTCCAGTATGTGAGGCAGTTACCGTAAATACTAACTGCTCAGACAACTGCAGTCTCTCCTCATGGTACCTCACTGCCAACATGACTGATGGGTCAGGTATTCAGAGTGTGAGAGTCCTCAAGGGCAAAGGAACACTCAGCACCACCAGCGTGCTCAATGCCACAGGCGTGAATGTCACTACGGCAGTCTACAGCTCATCTTGCTGTTTCCGAGACTTGGAGCTGGTTGCTGTGGATACAGTGGGAAATGTTGCCACTTGCTTCAAATCTACAGCTGCACCAAGCATCCTCACTTATGGTGCAgaattttgcttgtttttaccAGTCTGCCTTTGGCTTAATATAGGAGTCTCAATTTACCGATTCATgcagctctaa